ATTCCGAGATTCGTGTTCGACGGCCTTCGATCCGTACTCGTCCTTCGGCAAAGAGTTGAATGGCCTTTGGGTAGATTCGATGTTCCTGTTCGAGAATCCTTGCCGCCAGAGTTTCTTCTGTATCGTCCTCCTCGATCGGAACCGCTGCCTGTAAGACGATCGGGCCTTCATCCATGCCTTCCGTTACCACATGCACGGTACATCCGCTAACTTTCGTCCCCCAGTCCAACGCTTGCTTCTGCGCATGTAAGCCTGGAAATGCCGGCAATAAAGACGGATGGATATTCATCATCTGGCCTTCGTACGCATCAATTAACACCGGACTCACAATCTTCATGTATCCCGCCAGGATGACAAGCTCGACCCCGTGGGCTTTCAACACGTCGAGTAGAGCTCGATCATAGGCTTCCCGGGGGTTCGCCTGGCCTTTGAATGGTCTGGGGTCGACGAATAGAGATTTGATGCCATGTTTTTGCGCGCGCTGGAGACCAAACGCGTCCGCCTTGTTACTCACGACGACTGCGATACGGGCATCGAGTGTGCCTGCCTCAATCGCATCGATAATAGATTGCAGATTGGAACCACGGCCGGATATCAAGACGCCCAAGACGACCTTCGCCATCGCCGTCCCTCTTAATCCCCGTACCGAACCGGCATATCTGGAGCCGTTCGTTCACGGATCTCACCGATAATCTGTGCTGGTTGACCGAGTTGCTTCATCCGTTCCAACGCATGATCGACATCGCTGGACGGGACAATGACGACCATTCCAATCCCCATGTTAAACACACGAAACATTTCCTCTTGATCGATTTGTCCGGCTTGTTGGATGACTGAAAAAATTTCCGGAACAGACCAGGATTCACGTTGAATGAATATCTCACAATCCTCCGGAAGGACTCGCGGAAGATTTCCTGTCAACCCGCCTCCTGTGATATGCGCCAATCCATGGATCGCGCAATCAGTCAGGAGCCTCCGCACCGGGTTCACGTAAATCCTGGTGGGCTCCAATAACACATCTCCCAATGGACGATTGAGTTCAGGAACGAGCGTTTCACAAGTCCATCCCCTGTTTTCGAACAGCACTCGTCGAGCCAAGGTGAATCCATTGCTGTGGAGTCCCGTGGAACTCAAGCCGATCGCGATATCCCCTCTCGCGATCTTCGAGCCATCGATGATGCATTCACGATCCACGACCCCTACGACGAACCCAGCCAGATCATATTCATGATCGGGATAACAGGACGGCATCTCCGCTGTCTCACCGCCAATGAGCGCACATCCGGCTTCCTGGCATCCTTCGACAATCCCTCGCACGATAGCTTCGGCTTTCGGCACGTCAAGCTTGCCCGTCGCCAAATAGTCCAGAAAAAACAGCGGTTCGGCTCCGCTCACCAACACATCGTTGACGCACATCGCGACGAGATCGATACCAATCGTGTCATGACGATCCATGAGTGCGGCAATTTTGAGTTTGGTCCCGACCCCATCGGTCCCAGAAACCAGAATCGGGTCTCGGTACTGACTCGAAGGAAACCGGAACAAGCCACCAAACCCACCCAATCCACCCACCACTTCCGGTCGGGAAGTTTTTTTCACGAGCGACTTAATACGTCGCACGAACTCGTCGCCCGCCTCAATATCGACTCCAGCTTCACGATAAGTGGTCATGATGAATGCTCAATCGGTTAGATATAAAATGTCCAGGGCTTCATGCTTGTCGAAAACTTGACCGGCAGACGGGTACAGCCATGATTCACTCATTGATGAGGTGGCTGCATTCGCAGCTCTACCAACGTTTCAAGGTGGGCAGTTTGTGGAAACATGTCGAACGGTTGAATGCGAACGATGCCATACCCACTATCTACGAGACGAGAAAGATCCCGCGCTAACGTGGCCATGTCACACGAGATATAAAAAATTCGGTCAGGCTTGATCCTTCCCAGTTCCTGCGTGACGGTCGCGCTAAGCCCGGTCCGTGGAGGATCAAGCAACACGATTTCGTATGCACCTTGTTTGACAGACGTAAGAAACTTCTCCCCTGCTTGCCGCTTAAACGTGCAGCGAGCGACCCGGCTTAAGGCCATGGACTGTTTGGCATCGGCGAGGGCGCAGGGATTGGATTCTACCAGAGTGACAAAAGCCCCATGACGTGCCAGGCTCATCCCAAGCGCACCGGTTCTCGCATAGAGTTCCAGGACGTGCCGGCCTTGTGGATCGCCCAACCAATCCTTGAGCGTTTTTCCGATCGCCTCGTAGACCGGCCAATTTGTCTGCATGAATGATTGAAAACCCACATGCAGGGTCAACTCACCAAACCGCTCCGTTACGTAATCCTGTCCTACGACCAACGGCTCAGTTCGACGCTGCTCAGACTTTGGCCCAGACCGTTGCACCATACAACCGACCACATCGGGAAATCGTCGAAATGGTTCGAGAAAGGCCTGGACTTTCTCCACTTTTTTATACGTCCCATGAAACACGATCAGGACCTCATTCGTGGTGATCGACGAACGAAGCTCGATGTGCTCTACATACATGGGAAGCGCAGAACACGAAACCAGAACGTTCGCAAGCTTTGCCGCAATCTGTTGCAAATGCTCGGGGATCAGCAAACAGGCATGCGCGTCTATGCCCCGGTGCGTGCCAGCCTGGTAGAAACCGAGGTGAAACCCGCTCGCGCCTTTGAAGACCGCAAAGCGAATCGTGCGGCGATAGCCAAATGGCTGAGGAGAAGGCCATACGGATTCAATTTCTGGAATGGCCATCTTCCCGATACGGCCGAGCGCATCACCCAGCATCAATTTTTTCTGCATAAGTTGCGCGTCATACCGGATGTGTTGGAGTTGGCAACCACCACACTGTCCATAGATCGAACAGGGCGCCTCCACACGATCCGGGGACGAAGCGAGAATTTGACGAATTTTTCCATGGTGGACCCCATGCACCTTCGGACCCACGCTGATTCGAAGACGTTCGCCGGGCACACCTCCAGGTACGAAGACGACTTGAGGCCCGATGCGTCCCAAGGCATAACCGCCGGGCACCAGTTTCTCAACAAGCACTTCTGAAGAAGGAGAACGCGACGTGTCAGACACAGACAGGCTCCTCTCCCGAAGAACGTTAGGTTTATGAATTCTCGGAGCGGAGCTCAACATTCAGTAATTTGATTTTTCGGTGAAGATGACTACGTTCAATCTTTAAATCATCGGCAGTTTTGGAGACATTCCAGTTATTCTCGCGTAATTTATTGGCGATTAACTCGCGCTCAAACGCATTCCTGGCCTCTCGCAGCGAGGAGAAGTCTTTCCCAGAGGTCAATGATTGATTGGCCGCACCGGCACGAACTTGCAGGAACAACTCGACATCCGCGGCATCGATCACGGGCCGTGGAACCATGATCAAGAGCCGCTCGATCAGGTTACGGAGCTCGCGAATATTGCCTGGCCAGTCATGCTGACGCAACATCTCTATCGCTTCTTTCGTCAATTCTTTAAATTTCAACCCTTGCTCTTCGGCATGAAGCCTGAGGAAATGTTGCGCGAGCTCGGGAATATCGTTTCTTCGTTCTCGCAGAGTAGGCACCATGATCGGCAGCACATTCAAGCGATAGTACAAGTCTTCCCGGAACGTGCCCTTTTCAATTTCCTCTGCGAGATCTTTATTGGACGCCGCAATCACACGCACCTGCACGTTCAAGAGCTTCGTTCCGCCAACACGCGTGAATTGTTGTTCTTGCAACACTCGCAGGACTTTGGCTTGAGTGGCCATGCTCATATCGCCGATTTCATCCAAAAAAAGCGTTCCCCCATCCGCAAGCTCGAATTTTCCCCGCTTCATCGAGGTCGCGCCACTAAATGCCCCTCGCTCATGACCAAACAACTCGCTTTCGATCAATGTCTCCGGGATTGCGGCACAGTTCACTTCCACAAACGGACGGCTATGGCGGGGGCTATGCAGATGAATCGCACGAGCGACGAGTTCCTTGCCCGTACCGTTGGCTCCCGAGATCAGGACCCGGCTGTTCGTCGGGGCTGCCATCTCGATCAACTCGCGAAGCCGGCTCATGGAGACGGATGACCCAACGAGCTCAAACCGGCGTTCGACTTGTATGCGAAGGTTAAGGTTTTCTTCTTCAAGTTTTCGCTGGTGCAGGGCGTTGCGGACGAGAATCGTGACTTTTTCCAAATCCAGAGGTTTTTCAAGATAATCGTAGGCCCCCAATTTTGTCGCCTTAATCGCCGTCTCGATCGATCCATGCCCGGACATCATGATGACAAGAAGCGCTGGATGCTGTTGGCGTAATCGCTTCAACGTCTCAAGCCCGTCCAGCTCTGGCATCCAAATATCCAAAATGATCAAGTCAGGAGGATCGCTTCGCACAAACTTTAAGACTTCTGTCCCACTCTTGGCGACAGAAATCTGGTACCCTTCATCCTCCAGGATGCTGCTCAGTGTGTTCAGAATGGCTGGCTCGTCATCGACAATACAGATACTTTCGGCCACGACATCCTCTCCTTAGAATATGGATCTATCTGTTCTTTCACACGCATGAGCCATCGCAACGACCACGCTCGTCTTTAACTTTCACGTATTTAGATCGGTAAGTCAAAGGTGAAAATCGCACCCTGAGGTTCGTGATTTTCCGCCCGGATGGAACCGTTATGATCAGTGATGATGCGATGGACGATCGCCAGCCCCAATCCTGTCCCGGTTCGCTTTCTGGAAAAGTACGGAACGAACAGCCGTTCCTGATCTTCCGGTTGAATGCCAGTGCCTTCATCAGCCACCCGCACGATAACACGATGACGGCGGCGATCGCACTCGGTCGATACCCAGATCCTCCCATGACTGTTCATTGCTTGTACCGCATTATCGAATAAATTGACGAACACCCGGCGCAGTTGCTCGGCATCGCAACTGACCTCAGGAACCGAGTCATCCAGATTCACGATCATTTCAACCTTACGATGAGCCCCTGCGTACAGCGACACCACTTTCTGAATAATCTCGCCCAAGGACTCCCGGGTCATATGGGGAGCGGGCATACGGGCAAACTTGGAAAACTCGTCAACCATGCGCTTCAAACTCGTGACCTCGCCAACAATGACATTCGTCGATTGATCGAAGATTTCTTCGAAGTCAGACGATTTCTCGAAAAACTTTTTCCGTAACCGTTGCGCCGACAGTTGAATCGGCGTGAGAGGATTCTTGATCTCATGCGCGATCCGCTGCGCGACTTCCTGCCACGCTGCCGTCTTTTGCGCTTTGATCAGCTCCGTTCTATCCTCGAACACAAACACAAATCCCAGATCATTGCCCGCGTCATTGCGCATGCGTGACACGTTCAATCCAATGGTCAGCAAAAGCCCATGGGCTTCCATTTGACCTGCCGATGAGAGGCTTTCCCGGTCATCCAACAACATTTGATCGTAGGCCGTCTGAAAAAGCGTCAAGTTGAACTCTTTAAAGGCCTCGGTGACATGCCGGCCACGAAATTGCTCGCTGCTGATCCCTAAAATTCGTTCAGCCGAGTGATTAAAGGTCGTGATCGTCCCATCTGCTGCGATGGAGAGCACGCCGGAGGCGATGGTCTCGACCACGGTCTCGGTGTAGGCACGACGCTGATCTATCTCGGCATTCGATTGCACCAGAGAATAGTTGGCTTCTTCCAATCGGGATTTGCTCTGCCGTAAATCCGCGGTCATGCGATTGAACGATTCCACTAAGGTTCCGATTTCATCCGTGGCCTTGACGTCAATTCGTACATCCAGGTCCCCTTTGGCCACCGCTTCGGTACCTTCAGCCAATCGTTGAATGGGAACCGTAATGCCGCGCGCCACATAAAACCCAAACCACGTCGCGCCGAAAAGAATCAACACCGTGACCACCGCCACGAATAAATAGGCGCCGACTTTTATCGGCGCTTTCATCTCTTTAATCTGCCGATAATCATGAAATTGCTTTTCAATGACATCCATTTTGACCAGTAAGGACTCAGGCACATACACCGAGACCACGACCACTCCCTTCACTTTATCCGTATTGCCATACGACAAGATGGGAGTTGCCGCCCGCACCAACCGACCAATGGTCGCTTCCTGGACTGAATTCAACTCCTCACGGGTATCCAACACCTGTAATACCAGCTGTCCGACAGGCAGACTCAACACCGCGTCCGTAAGGTCAGGATGGACGACCCGCGCCAAGGTTTCCATCCTTGGAGAAAACACTTCGACACCGGCCAGGTTATATTCCGTTCGTTTTCGCCCCATGGCCGAAATAAGCAGCTCCCGATGTTCAGGACTGAGAATATCTTCGCGGAAGATTTCCTTGCTGATCGCCCGCGCGCTATTGACAGCCAGGGCGATGCGATCTTCATGGTAGAGCTTGGCAAGCTCCTCCGAATCGTTCAGGACCTGCATAATCTGGTCATTAAACCAGACTTCAATGACCTCGCTGATGACGCCGCTTGCGACCGTGGCCAACATAACCGTTGGAATCAGCGCAAAGCCAATGAATGCCGCGATCAACTTAGCACGAAACCCTGAGCCGAGGAGCCGGTGCCGTTTTTCAAAATAGGCCCGAATCAAATTCCTGGACAACAACAAGGTCAGAACCACGAGGCCGACGCTATCCAGGTACACCAGAAACATCACGACCGCATAGCTTGGATTCGGGAGGATCGAATCAGGTTTCGTGACAACGGTAATCCCGTATCTGGCGTAATAGGCGGTGAGGGCCAAGCAGGGAATCAGAAGGAGCAGGACGATCCAGACAGGCCGGAAATGACGAGCTTTTTGTTGACTGTCCATCTCGGCATCGGCTTCACGCCGATGAGGCGCAGACGCGAGCGAACGACGGGGAAATTTTCGTTGTGAAGACGGATTGTCGAAGATGAGATTCATAGTCTGTTGTTCATCATAACTATGGGATGGTTATGCACGAGGGCTTGGGGGCCGAATCTCGGCATGGGCCAACAATGCGTTTCGTTGATACTCTCGGTCTGTAGACACCATAACAGACTTTCAGTGCCCACAAAACAGTCATCAGGCGAGGTGGAATCACGGCCATGCTCCAACGCACGAGTGATGGCCCTCCGCTCCGTTCACGCGAACGAACGGACACCGAGGCACAAAACAGGAGTATCTGTCACACGACTCTAGGAAGATGAAGACTGTGGCGTTGAAGATGTGAGCGCAACGTATTTCATTCGAAGGGTATAGAGCATGTCTCCGATAACCGACGATTCATCGGAGGACAGATTCCCCTTGGTCTTCTCTTGCAGCATGGAGAGAATATCGATTATTTCCTTGGCTTGCGGAAGGTTGATAGGAATAGATGGCTGCTGAGGGTCCAGCGATTCCCCCATGAGCATCAACGAGGATGTGCCCAGGGAAAAGACGAAGGAAGAAAACGTGACGGGAAGACTGTGCTCGGCAGGATCAGACTCCTGGCCTGACATGGATGGTTGAGCGGCCGTCTCTGACGGAGGAGGTTCAGGTGTCGGAGTGGGGTCCGGTTCCGGTTCTGTTCGGCCACGACGATCCCGTACGACAAAACCCTGTCCTTCTTCTTCGCTCATACTTGTCCCTCCTTTGATTAACCTCGCAAACCGTAACATTTCTGGATGTCCTGTCGCAAGAAACGGCGTGATTGCGCGCCGCCAAGAAACCGGTATAATACCCGTCCGATACAAGCCTTGATAAGGGGATAGCGGATATGATGAGGGTTCACGGTCAAGACTCAACAGACACCATCAGGAACTATGATGTTGTTGTGATGGTGACTTCTTCTTCCGGGCACAGAGCAAGGCCCTGTGTATTCCAATGAGCGCGGCCATCTCGGAGCTGATCGCGATTATGGCTCGCTTGCGGTCCCCTGACGGCTGCCCGTGGGACCGCCAGCAAACCCATGAAAGCCTGAAACCCTATTTATTGGAAGAAACCTATGAAACGTTAGAGGCGATCGATAACCATGACGCCTCTGCCTTAAAGGAAGAACTCGGTGATGTGCTCTTACAAGTCCTCTTCCATGCACAAATCGCGGAAGAACGCTCGGCATTCACCTTCGAAGATATCGCCATGGCCTTAAGCCAGAAGCTTATTCGCCGGCACCCTCACGTGTTCAATCCTGAACAGGATACCGACATCAAAACCGCTCATGATGTGTCACAAAAATGGGAAACGATTAAACGCAAGGAACGACCGAAAAACTCAATCCCTACTTCGGCCTTGGACGGCATCCCGAAGACCGCCCCCGCCCTCCAACGGGCCTATCAGGTACAGAAACGCGCATCCAAAAACGGCTTTGACTGGACAAGCGCCCAACCAGTCTTGAACAAATTATCCGAAGAATGTAAAGAATTACAGCAGGCCGTCGCTCAACTGATTCCGCAGCCAAACGATTCCGGCTCACATGAAGCGCTGACACACAGATCCGCCCGGGTCGAAGACGAGTTTGGCGATGTCTTGTTTTCATTCGTGAACATGGCTCGCTTTTTAAAAGTGAATCCGGAGGAATCATTGCGAAAAGCGACGAATCGGTTTATGACACGATTTCAGCATGTTGAACATCAAGTTCGAGCCTCGCATCGGACGATCGGGCAGTGCACAGAAGAAGAACTCGATC
The genomic region above belongs to Nitrospirales bacterium and contains:
- the purN gene encoding phosphoribosylglycinamide formyltransferase; translation: MAKVVLGVLISGRGSNLQSIIDAIEAGTLDARIAVVVSNKADAFGLQRAQKHGIKSLFVDPRPFKGQANPREAYDRALLDVLKAHGVELVILAGYMKIVSPVLIDAYEGQMMNIHPSLLPAFPGLHAQKQALDWGTKVSGCTVHVVTEGMDEGPIVLQAAVPIEEDDTEETLAARILEQEHRIYPKAIQLFAEGRVRIEGRRTRISECVNHRA
- the purM gene encoding phosphoribosylformylglycinamidine cyclo-ligase, with product MTTYREAGVDIEAGDEFVRRIKSLVKKTSRPEVVGGLGGFGGLFRFPSSQYRDPILVSGTDGVGTKLKIAALMDRHDTIGIDLVAMCVNDVLVSGAEPLFFLDYLATGKLDVPKAEAIVRGIVEGCQEAGCALIGGETAEMPSCYPDHEYDLAGFVVGVVDRECIIDGSKIARGDIAIGLSSTGLHSNGFTLARRVLFENRGWTCETLVPELNRPLGDVLLEPTRIYVNPVRRLLTDCAIHGLAHITGGGLTGNLPRVLPEDCEIFIQRESWSVPEIFSVIQQAGQIDQEEMFRVFNMGIGMVVIVPSSDVDHALERMKQLGQPAQIIGEIRERTAPDMPVRYGD
- the rlmD gene encoding 23S rRNA (uracil(1939)-C(5))-methyltransferase RlmD; translated protein: MSDTSRSPSSEVLVEKLVPGGYALGRIGPQVVFVPGGVPGERLRISVGPKVHGVHHGKIRQILASSPDRVEAPCSIYGQCGGCQLQHIRYDAQLMQKKLMLGDALGRIGKMAIPEIESVWPSPQPFGYRRTIRFAVFKGASGFHLGFYQAGTHRGIDAHACLLIPEHLQQIAAKLANVLVSCSALPMYVEHIELRSSITTNEVLIVFHGTYKKVEKVQAFLEPFRRFPDVVGCMVQRSGPKSEQRRTEPLVVGQDYVTERFGELTLHVGFQSFMQTNWPVYEAIGKTLKDWLGDPQGRHVLELYARTGALGMSLARHGAFVTLVESNPCALADAKQSMALSRVARCTFKRQAGEKFLTSVKQGAYEIVLLDPPRTGLSATVTQELGRIKPDRIFYISCDMATLARDLSRLVDSGYGIVRIQPFDMFPQTAHLETLVELRMQPPHQ
- a CDS encoding sigma-54 dependent transcriptional regulator encodes the protein MAESICIVDDEPAILNTLSSILEDEGYQISVAKSGTEVLKFVRSDPPDLIILDIWMPELDGLETLKRLRQQHPALLVIMMSGHGSIETAIKATKLGAYDYLEKPLDLEKVTILVRNALHQRKLEEENLNLRIQVERRFELVGSSVSMSRLRELIEMAAPTNSRVLISGANGTGKELVARAIHLHSPRHSRPFVEVNCAAIPETLIESELFGHERGAFSGATSMKRGKFELADGGTLFLDEIGDMSMATQAKVLRVLQEQQFTRVGGTKLLNVQVRVIAASNKDLAEEIEKGTFREDLYYRLNVLPIMVPTLRERRNDIPELAQHFLRLHAEEQGLKFKELTKEAIEMLRQHDWPGNIRELRNLIERLLIMVPRPVIDAADVELFLQVRAGAANQSLTSGKDFSSLREARNAFERELIANKLRENNWNVSKTADDLKIERSHLHRKIKLLNVELRSENS
- a CDS encoding ATP-binding protein → MNLIFDNPSSQRKFPRRSLASAPHRREADAEMDSQQKARHFRPVWIVLLLLIPCLALTAYYARYGITVVTKPDSILPNPSYAVVMFLVYLDSVGLVVLTLLLSRNLIRAYFEKRHRLLGSGFRAKLIAAFIGFALIPTVMLATVASGVISEVIEVWFNDQIMQVLNDSEELAKLYHEDRIALAVNSARAISKEIFREDILSPEHRELLISAMGRKRTEYNLAGVEVFSPRMETLARVVHPDLTDAVLSLPVGQLVLQVLDTREELNSVQEATIGRLVRAATPILSYGNTDKVKGVVVVSVYVPESLLVKMDVIEKQFHDYRQIKEMKAPIKVGAYLFVAVVTVLILFGATWFGFYVARGITVPIQRLAEGTEAVAKGDLDVRIDVKATDEIGTLVESFNRMTADLRQSKSRLEEANYSLVQSNAEIDQRRAYTETVVETIASGVLSIAADGTITTFNHSAERILGISSEQFRGRHVTEAFKEFNLTLFQTAYDQMLLDDRESLSSAGQMEAHGLLLTIGLNVSRMRNDAGNDLGFVFVFEDRTELIKAQKTAAWQEVAQRIAHEIKNPLTPIQLSAQRLRKKFFEKSSDFEEIFDQSTNVIVGEVTSLKRMVDEFSKFARMPAPHMTRESLGEIIQKVVSLYAGAHRKVEMIVNLDDSVPEVSCDAEQLRRVFVNLFDNAVQAMNSHGRIWVSTECDRRRHRVIVRVADEGTGIQPEDQERLFVPYFSRKRTGTGLGLAIVHRIITDHNGSIRAENHEPQGAIFTFDLPI
- a CDS encoding DUF1844 domain-containing protein, coding for MSEEEGQGFVVRDRRGRTEPEPDPTPTPEPPPSETAAQPSMSGQESDPAEHSLPVTFSSFVFSLGTSSLMLMGESLDPQQPSIPINLPQAKEIIDILSMLQEKTKGNLSSDESSVIGDMLYTLRMKYVALTSSTPQSSSS
- the mazG gene encoding nucleoside triphosphate pyrophosphohydrolase — its product is MSAAISELIAIMARLRSPDGCPWDRQQTHESLKPYLLEETYETLEAIDNHDASALKEELGDVLLQVLFHAQIAEERSAFTFEDIAMALSQKLIRRHPHVFNPEQDTDIKTAHDVSQKWETIKRKERPKNSIPTSALDGIPKTAPALQRAYQVQKRASKNGFDWTSAQPVLNKLSEECKELQQAVAQLIPQPNDSGSHEALTHRSARVEDEFGDVLFSFVNMARFLKVNPEESLRKATNRFMTRFQHVEHQVRASHRTIGQCTEEELDHYWEEAKSIEKQHTP